Below is a genomic region from Atribacterota bacterium.
GCTAATAGTTAGGACAAATTAAAGTATTATTTAATTTGACGTAGATTTTAAATTATAATACAATCTTATTTAGTTTTGAATAAAACCAGATTATATTCCTTCATACACCAATGCGCCCGTGGCTCAATTGGACAAAGCAACTGACTACGGATCAGTAGATTGGGGGTTCGAGTCCCTCCGGGCGCACCATATCATTCTTTATTTAGTATATCGTATTCCGTATAACGTAAAGGGAATAAGGAAGGATATTAATTCGTAAGTTCTCAACAAACAAGTAAAAATTGAATAAACAAAGAAATTAAAGAAATACTTAAGAGTTAATGAATATATCTAAACCATAAGGAAAAAGGCATTGGTAGAGAATATCAATCAGGAAATGATGAAAAAAGCACTTCGACTGGCCCGAAAAGCTTATGAACAGGAAGAAGTTCCCGTTGGTGCATTAATTGTTTTGAATAATAAAGTAATTTCCCATGCTTTTAATGAAAAAGAGAGATTACAGGATCCCTCAGCACATGCTGAGATCTTAGCCATTAGAAAAGCGTGCAGGTATTTAAAAAGCTGGCATTTGGATGATGCAATCATGTATGTCACTCTGGAACCATGTCCTATGTGTGC
It encodes:
- the tadA gene encoding tRNA adenosine(34) deaminase TadA gives rise to the protein MKKALRLARKAYEQEEVPVGALIVLNNKVISHAFNEKERLQDPSAHAEILAIRKACRYLKSWHLDDAIMYVTLEPCPMCAYAIIQARIKRLVFGASDVKAGAAGSVVNLFKKNLFNHNVEIKGGILEEECGALLKNFFQERR